The following are encoded in a window of Penicillium oxalicum strain HP7-1 chromosome II, whole genome shotgun sequence genomic DNA:
- a CDS encoding Fusarinine C esterase sidJ, with protein sequence MASFKSLGNSHSGILHEYAPRLVAFEFTSPADKISKPNSLIFIGGLTDGFCTVPYVSKLAKALEKTDWSLFSILLTSSYNGFGTSSLDKDVEEIGKCVHFVKELKAARMPGASENIRKIAIMGHSTGSQDVLHYLYMPNPLPKPDFDIGLEYLIRPKINGAIMQAAVSDREVILDVLKSANHQGEVAGAYRQLVNAAKTLPWTQDGKDSILPMNLTALLGLPGDAPLSARRFLSLASPDSPAAPSEDDLFSSDLSDDRLGQTFGCVGTRGLLESKLCVLQSGEDEFCPSWIDKEALMKRWKHAIEAGGAEWDTEVSGVVPGASHNVQDNGQEDLIERVLRYLKSL encoded by the exons ATGGCCTCTTTCAAAAGCCTCGGAAACTCGCATTCGGGTATTCTTCATGAATAT GCGCCCAGACTTGTAGCCTTTGAGTTTACGTCTCCCGCAGACAAGATCAGCAAACCGAATAGTCTGATATTCATCGGTGGATTGACCGATGGCTTTTGCACAGTCCCATATGTCTCTAAACTGGCGAAGGCCCTGGAAAAGACTGATTGGTCGCTGTTCTCCATTCTTCTGACATCCTCATATAATGGCTTCGGGACCAGCAGCCTTGACAAGGACGTCGAGGAGATCGGCAAGTGCGTGCACTTCGTCAAAGAGCTGAAGGCCGCAAGAATGCCCGGGGCTTCTGAAAACATCAGGAAGATAGCGATCATGGGCCACTCGACTGGTAGTCAAGATGTTCTGCACTATCTCTATATGCCCAATCCGCTCCCCAAACCTGATTTCGACATCGGGCTTGAATACCTCATCCGCCCAAAGATAAATGGTGCAATTATGCAGGCTGCCGTGTCAGATCGAGAAGTCATTCTGGATGTCCTCAAGTCGGCAAACCACCAAGGTGAAGTGGCAGGTGCTTACAGACAACTGGTGAACGCCGCCAAGACGTTGCCTTGGACCCAGGATGGGAAAGATTCAATCCTCCCGATGAATTTGACCGCCCTGCTTGGATTGCCAGGAGACGCACCACTCAGTGCTCGAAGGTTCCTCAGCCTAGCCAGCCCGGACAGCCCGGCAGCCCCCTCGGAAGATGACCTTTTTAGTTCCGATCTGAGTGACGATCGTCTGGGGCAGACTTTTGGGTGCGTTGGCACCCGGGGACTGTTAGAGTCTAAGCTATGCGTTCTACAATCAGGCGAGGATGAATTTTGTCCCTCCTGGATCGACAAGGAAGCCTTGATGAAGCGCTGGAAACATGCAATTGAGGCTGGCGGCGCCGAATGGGATACAGAGGTCAGCGGCGTCGTACCTGGTGCCAGCCACAATGTCCAGGACAACGGCCAGGAGGATCTGATTGAACGCGTTCTACGCTACTTGAAGAGCCTTTGA
- a CDS encoding Negative regulator of sexual conjugation and meiosis, with protein sequence MNSGPGKAFSDQRLDSSKEWKQLGPGHGHWNTGALEHSKGREQSESSVSATLSKPVATPRGPETVAHRPLNSTHPLVRIIDLVRRVHSARSLDQIPPEVDFSLSPLLPLIRSSGLSDCQDVSYRSPDASHVTVPRCYAPEDRLGFILAGWLELESVLGVGAYGVVYTAVDIHTRSRYAVKALNKSGLDSRQLSYQQREIRLHHQASAHPNVVSLVRIMDSVDCTYVVMEYCPEGDLFSNITEKGHFVGNDLLAKQIFVQLLDAVQFCHSVGIYHRDLKPENVLVTDQGATVKLADFGLATEDYYTSDFGCGSTFYMSPECQQSHPRPMSCYVSPANDVWSLGVMLVNLTCGRNPWKRASLEDSTYRAYLKDPFFLKSILPLSTDMVHILGRVFERDPVQRITIPELRQLILDCPRLTESVPTPEPTPLPSPAAALHGVEPIFPVWDRLQALAAPAQQVPYTMPFDLVHPQFPMHAQPSGSSSDSSYYSDFSDSAHSDASALTADYSDYSDYGCMSPDFVEQMSYPNCKPAGTQQPPLIGSFSSMAPIQVR encoded by the exons ATGAACTCGGGACCAG GGAAGGCCTTCTCGGATCAGCGCCTTGACAGTTCCAAGGAGTGGAAACAATTGGGACCCGGTCATGGGCACTGGAACACTGGAGCACTGGAGCACTCGAAAGGGAGAGAGCAGTCCGAGTCCTCCGTAAGTGCCACGCTATCGAAACCGGTGGCCACGCCTCGCGGGCCTGAGACCGTCGCCCATCGCCCTCTAAACTCCACGCACCCACTTGTCCGCATCATCGATCTCGTCCGTCGGGTCCATTCTGCTCGCTCGTTGGACCAAATCCCGCCTGAAGTT gatttctctctctctccccttctccccctcatCAGGTCCTCCGGACTCTCGGATTGTCAGGATGTATCCTACCGATCTCCCGACGCCTCCCATGTCACCGTCCCTCGCTGCTATGCCCCCGAGGATCGTCTCGGATTCATCTTGGCGGGCTGGCTGGAGTTGGAAAGTGTTCTGGGCGTGGGTGCGTATGGAGTCGTCTACACCGCCGTCGACATTCACACCCGCAGCCGCTACGCCGTCAAGGCCCTGAACAAGTCCGGGCTGGATTCCCGACAACTCAGCTACCAACAACGAGAGATTCGACTTCACCATCAGGCCAGTGCCCATCCCAACGTGGTCTCCCTGGTACGCATCATGGATTCCGTGGACTGCACCTACGTCGTGATGGAGTACTGTCCCGAAGGGGACTTGTTCTCTAACATCACGGAAAAGGGCCACTTTGTCGGAAATGACCTGCTTGCCAAGCAGATTTTTGTCCAGCTTCTGGATGCTGTGCAGTTTTGTCACTCCGTGGGCATTTATCACCGGGATCTCAAGCCGGAGAATGTCCTGGTGACGGATCAAGGCGCCACGGTCAAGCTCGCGGATTTTGGCCTTGCGACCGAGGATTACTATACCTCGGACTTTGGATGCGGTTCCACGTTTTACATGTCGCCTG AGTGTCAACAATCTCACCCACGCCCCATGTCATGCTATGTCTCACCGGCCAACGACGTCTGGAGTCTGGGCGTCATGCTGGTGAACTTGACCTGTGGTCGTAATCCCTGGAAGCGCGCTTCGCTCGAGGACTCCACGTATCGGGCCTACCTCAAGGatcccttcttcctcaagTCCATTCTGCCCCTGTCTACCGATATGGTTCACATCTTGGGCCGTGTCTTTGAACGCGACCCTGTCCAGAGGATCACGATTCCGGAGCTGCGCCAACTCATCCTGGATTGCCCCCGGCTCACCGAGTCGGTCCCAACCCCGGAACCGACGCCGCTGCCTTCTCCGGCCGCGGCGCTTCATGGCGTTGAACCCATCTTCCCGGTGTGGGATCGACTTCAAGCTCTTGCGGCGCCTGCTCAACAGGTGCCATACACGATGCCCTTCGATTTGGTCCACCCGCAGTTCCCCATGCATGCTCAGCCCTCTGGATCCTCTTCCGATTCTTCTTACTACTCGGACTTTTCCGACTCTGCACACTCCGATGCGTCGGCCTTGACCGCGGACTATTCAGACTATTCGGATTATGGCTGTATGTCGCCGGACTTTGTGGAGCAGATGTCCTATCCAAACTGCAAACCCGCTGGCACGCAACAACCGCCGCTGATCGGCTCATTCTCCTCTATGGCGCCCATTCAAGTCCGCTGA
- a CDS encoding ADIPOR-like receptor, translating to MSRQRRPIEETKSESAKQKSSLVNSVVNSPAATMKRLLHWDDLPHWQRDNQHIQTGYRPASSSFWRSFHSLSYLHNESVNIYTHLVPSIVAIPAGCQLHRALSPRYQTADEADIIVFACFFTGAAFCLGMSATYHTISNHSPRVARIGNALDYVGIVGLIVGSFIPSIFYGFYCNPDLQYRYWTMICTIGFACMCVSVIPQFRTPRWRPFRAAMFVGMGLSAILPVLHGLGLFGPLRMRQQIGLEWLLLQGFLYILGAGIYAARVPERLRPGQFDLFGHSHQIFHVLVVCAAVAHLTGLLKAFDYRHSGNAETCQTLRG from the coding sequence ATGTCTCGACAACGCCGTCCAATTGAAGAAACAAAATCAGAGTCTGCGAAGCAAAAATCTTCTTTGGTCAACTCCGTTGTGAACTCACCAGCTGCAACTATGAAGAGGCTGCTCCATTGGGACGATTTACCTCACTGGCAGCGCGACAACCAGCATATTCAAACCGGATATCGACCCgcttcctcgtccttttgGAGATCGTTTCACTCGCTGAGCTATCTGCATAATGAGTCGGTCAACATTTACACTCATTTAGTTCCCAGTATCGTGGCAATCCCCGCTGGCTGCCAGCTTCATCGAGCTCTTTCGCCGCGGTATCAGACTGCCGATGAAGCAGATATTATTGTCTTTGCGTGTTTCTTCACAGGCGCAGCCTTCTGCCTCGGCATGTCGGCCACCTATCATACCATCTCCAACCATTCGCCTCGAGTCGCCCGCATCGGCAATGCTCTCGACTACGTTGGTATTGTGGGCCTCATTGTTGGCAGCTTCATACCCAGCATTTTCTATGGGTTCTACTGCAATCCCGACCTTCAGTATCGATACTGGACCATGATTTGCACTATTGGCTTTGCTTGTATGTGCGTCTCAGTCATCCCTCAGTTTCGGACTCCCCGCTGGCGACCTTTTCGTGCGGCCATGTTCGTTGGGATGGGTCTCTCTGCTATTCTGCCCGTCCTCCATGGACTCGGCCTATTTGGCCCTTTACGCATGCGTCAACAGATTGGTCTCGAGTGGTTGTTACTTCAAGGATTCCTGTACATTCTCGGTGCGGGCATCTATGCGGCACGCGTGCCGGAACGGCTTCGCCCGGGCCAATTTGACCTCTTCGGCCACTCGCATCAAATCTTTCATGTGCTGGTAGTCTGCGCGGCAGTAGCCCATCTGACAGGTCTCCTCAAGGCATTTGATTATCGCCACAGCGGGAATGCCGAGACTTGTCAAACCCTTCGCGGATGA
- a CDS encoding Dolichol-phosphate mannosyltransferase subunit 1 codes for MATTKNKYSVILPTYNERRNLPIITWLIQKTFNENNLDWEIIVVDDGSPDGTLEIGKQLQRLYGPEHIVLKPRQGKLGLGTAYVHGLQYATGNFVIIMDADFSHHPKFIPEMIRIQKETDADIVTGTRYANRGDIKGGVYGWDLFRKFTSRTANLIADVMLMPGVSDLTGSFRLYKKQVLEKVIVSTQSKGYSFQMEMMVRAKAMGYKVQECPITFVDRLYGESKLGGSEIVEYLKGVFNLWLKV; via the exons ATGGCGACCACAAAAAACAAGTACTCCGTCATCCTGCCTACCTACAACGAGCGGCGCAACCTCCCTATCATCACTTGGCTGATCCAGAAGACCTTCAACGAGAA TAACTTGGACTGGGAAATCATTGTTGTTGACGATGGTTCCCCTGACGGGACCCTCGAGATTGGCAAGCAACTTCAGCGCCTCTATGGCCCTGAACACATTGTACTGAAGCCTCGCCAGGGGAAGCTCGGGCTGGGCACCGCCTACGTTCACGGTCTCCAATATGCGACAGGAAACTTTGTTATTATCATGGACGCCGACTTCAGCCATCACCCCAAGTTCATTCCTGAGATGATTCGAATTCAAAAGGAGACTGACGCAGATATCGTCACGGGCACCCGGTACGCGAATCGTGGGGACATCAAGGGCGGCGTTTATGGCTGGGATCTTTTCCGCAAGTTTACGTCGCGGACGGCCAACCTCATTGCCGACGTCATGTTGATGCCCGGTGTCAGCGATTTGACGGGAAGCTTCCGTCTCTACAAGAAACAGGTCCTGGAAAAGGTCATTGTTAGCACACAGAGCAAGGGCTACAGCTTCCAAATGGAAATGATGGTGCGCGCCAAGGCGATGGGGTACAAGGTCCAGGAGTGTCCCATCACATTTGTGGATCGTCTGTACGGCGAGAGCAAGCTTGGAGGATCTGAAATCGTCGAATACCTGAAGGGTGTTTTCAATCTCTGGCTAAAGGTCTAA